In Drosophila miranda strain MSH22 chromosome XR, D.miranda_PacBio2.1, whole genome shotgun sequence, the genomic window TTTTGTCAACAATGTCGGAAACAAAAGATGAACAAAAGTGGATAACGGaggtttttcacactggcgcTTCCATGGGGCTTATATGAAAACAAAAACCGCCAAgctttacggtatattttgaaaaagggacggtatatttcggtatatatCTGAgtgtatattttatcgataagtcCACTGACAAATTGCTCCAGAACTTTTACATATTCTTGAAAAATCTGTGTAAATATTATCCAATAACGTATTTTTTTAAGTTCAGAAGAAAAATATCACTTGGATCTACAAAAAAAATGTACAATCAGTAATATTTGccgccatttacctcaagtcGCTGAAcggtttaaatagaggggggtTAAGTGGGTTAAGTTCGATTTCTTTTCTTATCGATATACGAGACACTGACATTTGCTCCAGAACTTTTACATAATCTTGAAAAATCCGTGTAAATATTGTccaataattattattttttgcaTTGGCAGAACCGCAGTTTAATCCTGATCACCATACCGTTTCTTTTGCAGGAGAACCACAATGTCGTTCACACAAATCGCGCGTAACTGCGGCCGACTGGCAGCGGCACTGGGCACCAAACGGATGGCCAGCAGCGCCGTTGTTCAGTCCCAGGCGGCCAGGATGATGCACAGGACTGCCGTGCCGGCCGTGGCCAATCAAGTGAGCCAAGTAAGCAGAACCCCCAGGGGATTAGTGGTTTTCTGTGGATGGGAACCACAAGTTATATCGATTTATACCCTAACCTCATTGTAAATGCCCCCGTCGGCAGAGATTGTGTGTAATGTAGGCTCTGAAAAGGTGTCTGGGGCTGTAGGATGTGTACATGTGATTCCAGAGACCCAAACCAAATGATTGCATCACATTGTTTTGCATTAAAACATGATTGTTTTCACGcaacacacacaagcacactcGCTCATGCACAGTCACCGGCCTGcatctgtgtgcgtgtgtgtgtgtgttgaaCTATAATATATTTCATTATCAATTTTTACAGAAATTTGCATTGCGTAGCTATTCCGCCAAACGCACCATTGAGGACATCAAGTTTCGCGTGTTGAAAGTCGTGTCCGCCTACGACAAAGTGACGGCCGATAAGGTAATCTTCAAGCCCCTTCAAGGATCCACTAACTCGGTTGTGTGTTTCGCTCTTATCTCTACAGGAGATGGTGTCGAGCAGATGTCGCTGGCAAACGCAATCGGTGCGCAGATACTCGGCGAAACCGCCCTTGTCGCTGAAGCTCATCAATGAGCGCGTCTTGCTTGTGCTGAAGCTGTACGACAAGATCGATTCCAGCAAGGTAAAGATCAAGACAAATGCCACAAATTGCCTTTGCCAGTTGATTTATAGCCACAAAAAGAACTGAAGCATTCACTTAAACACTTAAAACTCTTCTCGATATGTGTACTCATGCgtttcttttcctttttgcAGTTGAAAGTCGAATCCCATTTCATCAATGACCTGGGCCTGGACTCTTTGGACCATGTGGAGGTCATTATGGCCATGGAGGATGAGTTTGGATTCGAGATCCCAGATTCCGATGCCGAGAAGCTGCTTAAACCTGCCGACATTATTAAGTACGTCGCCGACAAGGAGGATGTGTATGAATAAAATGTAATAATTGTAATTCAAACCATGAAACAGATTACACTTTAATTTTAAATCGAGGAGAGGTCAAATACAATTTGAACAACTGAATAAAACCAAATGTTAATCAATATTTTCCATgcgaacaaatcaaaaaggGGAGGGGGAGGTAGCAATGCCTTATGCCGCAATCCACTCAGTTCAAATGCGATAGCTATTATCGATAGTTACTGTTCATCAGAGCAGGCCGATCACCGCGTGAGATGCAACACAGCGGCgatacaaaacaaaaacaattcgAAATGCCGGATGCTGTGGACGAACTGTTGGCGGGACTGGGTAAATATTAAACAAAACGCACTTTGGATCATCGTAAATTGTATTCCATTGCAGTGAGCAATCGCCAGACTATGCAACGACAGGCGGCCACCATTGACGAGATCATGGAGAAGTCGAACAACACCCTGATCCACATCGAGTCGCAAAACAAAGCCCTGGCACCGACCACAGTTACGCCGGGCGCTCAAAAGCTGGTCAAAGTGAAGCCAGTCTGCAAGCAGGCACTCGTCAAGATATTGGAGAATTTCAAGCTGCTCATGCAGCAGAACAGCGACAAGCGGGACGACAAGCACAGCGCATCGGATGGGGTCTTGGCGTGCCGACAACGCGTCGAGCACCTGGCCAGTTCTGTGCGCAAGTTGGTGGCCCTGTGCGACACTGTCCACCAGCTGAAGACCCACCAAGAGGTACTCGACGCAGAGGATGAAGACTTGCCGTAGAATTTATTGTTAAATAGttgaataataataaatctATAATATGTATCAAGCCGCAGTGTAGGAGGATATTTGCATCAGAGTGAAGGTGAGGACCTCCACAAACATTTCCAGGCGTGCGACCAGGCTGCCACCAGCTAAAACATCGCTTGGATGTGGCAGCTGGAGACGGTTGGATCGCAAGTAGTTCAATTGCTTCATGCTTTCGGCGATTGCCATCAGCTTCCGCTCTTCATCGGCTGTGAATGCATCTGGCGTTGCCTCGACCTCCGTCGGCATTAGCTTTTCTATCTGCTGGGAAAAGGTCTGCAGCTGCGCAAGCTTCTTTATGTACACGGCCTCTTTCTTCTTAAGGGCGGCTGCCTCTTCGTAGGCCTTGGCCAGCTTCCGTTTGAACTCCTTGAACTCGTTGTACACCTCGGCGGCACTGCGATGCTCCTCCAGGCGCTTCATGCCCTCCGCCAGTTCCGGCTGCTCCAAGGAGGCAGCGCGCTGCATCTCTCGCTTCTTGGGGATCTTCTGCAGGTTACTGGGATACTCGTCGAGCGACTTGAAGAGCTCCGCATAGTCGGCCACCGTGCCCAACTCCTTGTTTGGTGGTGCTTTCGCAGCCTCCTCCTCCATCATTTTCGGCAGACTCTCGAAGAACGTCGTGGGGTTCATCACCGACTTGGTGACGCGCAAATCCCGCAAGCCCTTCACGTGTTTCACATAGTTTTCGTTCTTTAATTTCGCGGAAAACTGGCTAAAGTCGGTGTTGGCTTCCATTTTTGTGAATTTCCCTTTTGTATGTTTTGcgtgttttcttttttgttttgaattgTGTTGCGTCGCCACTGAAGCAACCCTGGCGATAACAGTCCATCTCGGTAATCGATACTGAGCGGGGAGACGTTGGAATTCAAATTGTAATTAGCATTATGCTATTATGATTTATTAAATGAACAATTTCAGACTTTTAATGGACGAGTGGACGGGGTCACGGTCACGGTCACCCGTACTCGGACTGAACGGTGAGCGAGAATTGACCCTTTGGTATGGTGTTGGCATGATACCAGATGCGTGTATCCACAAGAACGGCATCGCCCGGCTCTACATAGAAGGAAAACGGCTGACACTGATGGTCGCATTCAGGTGCCGGAGCCAAGTACCAGCTCTTGTTGCCTTTCAGCTGGGCTTGCCACATCAGACGTGGCATGTACTCCAGCTACAACGAAACATATAAAAATAATAT contains:
- the LOC108151893 gene encoding acyl carrier protein, mitochondrial isoform X2, with translation MSFTQIARNCGRLAAALGTKRMASSAVVQSQAARMMHRTAVPAVANQVSQEMVSSRCRWQTQSVRRYSAKPPLSLKLINERVLLVLKLYDKIDSSKLKVESHFINDLGLDSLDHVEVIMAMEDEFGFEIPDSDAEKLLKPADIIKYVADKEDVYE
- the LOC108151893 gene encoding acyl carrier protein, mitochondrial isoform X3, with the translated sequence MSFTQIARNCGRLAAALGTKRMASSAVVQSQAARMMHRTAVPAVANQVSQKFALRSYSAKRTIEDIKFRVLKVVSAYDKVTADKLKVESHFINDLGLDSLDHVEVIMAMEDEFGFEIPDSDAEKLLKPADIIKYVADKEDVYE
- the LOC108151895 gene encoding augmin complex subunit msd1; translated protein: MQHSGDTKQKQFEMPDAVDELLAGLVSNRQTMQRQAATIDEIMEKSNNTLIHIESQNKALAPTTVTPGAQKLVKVKPVCKQALVKILENFKLLMQQNSDKRDDKHSASDGVLACRQRVEHLASSVRKLVALCDTVHQLKTHQEVLDAEDEDLP
- the LOC108151893 gene encoding acyl carrier protein, mitochondrial isoform X1; this encodes MSFTQIARNCGRLAAALGTKRMASSAVVQSQAARMMHRTAVPAVANQVSQKFALRSYSAKRTIEDIKFRVLKVVSAYDKVTADKEMVSSRCRWQTQSVRRYSAKPPLSLKLINERVLLVLKLYDKIDSSKLKVESHFINDLGLDSLDHVEVIMAMEDEFGFEIPDSDAEKLLKPADIIKYVADKEDVYE
- the LOC108151892 gene encoding augmin complex subunit msd5, translating into MEANTDFSQFSAKLKNENYVKHVKGLRDLRVTKSVMNPTTFFESLPKMMEEEAAKAPPNKELGTVADYAELFKSLDEYPSNLQKIPKKREMQRAASLEQPELAEGMKRLEEHRSAAEVYNEFKEFKRKLAKAYEEAAALKKKEAVYIKKLAQLQTFSQQIEKLMPTEVEATPDAFTADEERKLMAIAESMKQLNYLRSNRLQLPHPSDVLAGGSLVARLEMFVEVLTFTLMQISSYTAA